From one Leptospira ellinghausenii genomic stretch:
- a CDS encoding PaaI family thioesterase, translating to MQTLSTEETQAILQEMTENFNHGGRKITVPPPIFVAMNAEIISYTKGKSITVSFPVTEDQTNPMGMMQGGVIAAAFDNAFGPLSYLVAKRPTTTIDMNIQYIRGVAVGQKVIVKATIEAKGFSTIHMVGEMRTEKDKLLATATTNLLILKIPGGVGE from the coding sequence ATGCAAACACTAAGCACAGAGGAAACCCAGGCCATTTTACAAGAAATGACCGAAAATTTTAATCATGGTGGTAGAAAAATCACAGTTCCACCTCCCATTTTTGTAGCGATGAATGCTGAGATCATTTCCTACACAAAAGGGAAAAGTATTACTGTTTCATTTCCAGTTACGGAAGACCAAACAAATCCAATGGGAATGATGCAAGGCGGAGTGATCGCTGCCGCATTTGATAATGCGTTTGGACCTCTTAGTTATTTGGTGGCAAAACGCCCAACAACGACAATCGATATGAATATCCAATACATCCGAGGAGTTGCAGTAGGCCAAAAGGTGATCGTAAAAGCAACAATCGAAGCAAAAGGATTTTCAACGATTCATATGGTGGGAGAGATGCGAACGGAAAAAGATAAATTGTTAGCCACTGCGACTACCAATTTGTTGATCTTAAAAATTCCAGGTGGAGTAGGGGAGTAG
- a CDS encoding helix-turn-helix domain-containing protein, giving the protein MKTNRKGIWIPVWIENLNLSHSQTKLFAEIVSLHDNGGCFASNRYFSEILGLKADTISRLITSLKKLGILEQTGFDGRRRFLKPILQFQPQGPEKNPSLTPETKGIKIQTNTAKDSKPALDSCYVPSSTVQLKNKVHTKTSFEEFKIWSERSLSHSTFSKISHLTSPDCLEEGLQRIWKQWMEKTKMNSNRFQVGIV; this is encoded by the coding sequence ATGAAAACAAACCGAAAAGGAATATGGATCCCCGTTTGGATTGAAAACCTAAACTTATCCCATAGCCAAACAAAACTGTTTGCTGAAATTGTTTCCTTGCATGACAACGGTGGTTGTTTTGCATCGAATCGTTACTTCAGTGAAATCCTTGGGCTCAAAGCAGATACCATTTCGAGACTCATCACATCACTGAAAAAACTAGGGATACTAGAACAAACTGGTTTTGATGGAAGGAGACGATTTTTAAAACCCATCCTTCAATTCCAACCACAAGGCCCGGAAAAAAATCCAAGTCTTACACCAGAAACAAAGGGCATTAAAATCCAAACCAACACCGCAAAGGATTCCAAACCAGCATTGGATTCTTGTTACGTCCCTAGTAGTACAGTACAATTAAAGAATAAGGTACATACAAAAACTTCGTTTGAAGAATTTAAAATTTGGAGCGAAAGAAGTTTGTCCCATTCTACGTTTTCCAAAATTTCACATTTAACTTCGCCAGATTGTTTGGAAGAAGGTTTACAACGGATTTGGAAGCAGTGGATGGAAAAAACAAAAATGAATTCGAATCGGTTTCAGGTAGGGATTGTATGA
- a CDS encoding TetR/AcrR family transcriptional regulator, which yields MRKNTYHHGDLKNSIIKSCHKLLQKKGMADFTLREVANLSGVSHAAVYRHFQHKDEVLEILSAIGFDRLASLQKKVAKDKKNPDEYFVKLGLVYIQFALKNPNYYKLMFQTKREKESKQLKQSKLRSYAVLVHGCRFYLKTKKRKENHRSFALMSWSLVHGFSNLSLETNFPLSEGKRLNQSQIELAETMLRYAT from the coding sequence GTGAGAAAAAATACCTACCACCATGGAGATTTAAAAAATTCCATCATTAAATCCTGCCATAAACTCCTTCAAAAAAAAGGGATGGCCGATTTTACGCTAAGGGAGGTTGCCAATTTATCTGGAGTTTCTCATGCAGCTGTTTACAGGCATTTCCAACATAAAGACGAAGTCTTAGAGATTTTGTCTGCGATTGGATTTGATCGATTGGCTTCCTTACAGAAAAAAGTCGCAAAAGACAAAAAGAATCCCGACGAATACTTTGTAAAACTAGGACTTGTCTACATCCAATTTGCTCTGAAAAATCCCAATTATTATAAACTGATGTTCCAAACCAAACGAGAAAAAGAATCCAAACAATTGAAACAATCAAAACTGAGATCGTATGCAGTACTCGTACACGGTTGTCGTTTTTACCTGAAGACCAAAAAGAGAAAGGAAAACCACAGGAGTTTTGCACTCATGTCTTGGTCTCTTGTCCACGGATTTAGCAATTTAAGTTTAGAAACCAATTTCCCACTTTCCGAAGGCAAACGATTGAACCAAAGCCAAATCGAGTTAGCAGAAACAATGCTTCGTTATGCAACTTAA
- a CDS encoding TetR/AcrR family transcriptional regulator, with product MTVPPKIPNKSDNKKQLARERSTERILASAIVLFSKHGFAQTTMEMIANHAKISKGLAYNYFKSKNQIFEQIIDTHLAKQERFYNNIPPNLSAKEYVREFFIRSIQFAKEERKTMVLISVCLFQPSAVSLSKKMIENVERRFAPFKEAMRERFRAYGIKDPDKEMIFIKTFLHGVIMSQHFNDTTTCTPTIIEMLLERYDSK from the coding sequence ATGACAGTGCCACCAAAGATTCCCAATAAATCCGATAACAAAAAGCAATTAGCTAGGGAGAGATCCACGGAGAGAATTTTGGCCTCTGCGATTGTCCTTTTCTCCAAACACGGATTTGCCCAAACAACAATGGAAATGATTGCAAACCATGCAAAAATTTCGAAAGGCTTAGCTTATAATTATTTTAAGAGCAAAAATCAAATCTTTGAACAAATCATTGATACCCATTTAGCAAAACAGGAAAGATTCTACAACAATATCCCACCTAACTTATCTGCGAAAGAGTATGTAAGAGAGTTTTTCATTCGTTCCATCCAATTTGCAAAGGAAGAACGGAAAACGATGGTTTTGATATCGGTATGTTTATTCCAACCAAGTGCCGTTTCCCTTTCCAAAAAAATGATCGAAAATGTGGAGAGACGGTTTGCTCCTTTCAAAGAAGCCATGCGGGAACGATTTAGGGCTTATGGGATCAAAGACCCTGATAAAGAAATGATTTTCATCAAAACATTTTTACATGGTGTGATCATGAGCCAACATTTCAATGATACAACGACTTGTACTCCCACAATCATTGAAATGCTTCTCGAACGTTACGATTCTAAATAA
- a CDS encoding ParB/RepB/Spo0J family partition protein has protein sequence MKNKTNFNPADILSKASNRTSSLNPFLSSENANQHQTIDIPMDQIITENNPRKTFNDASIRELADSISQYGLLQPIVVRKKAGKYELINGERRYRAHKLLKSKTIPAVVKNVEQIDITKLPEIKLVENLQREDLSESDLALSLQELKNRHKETNEQLAKRIHKSAQWVKTKIAHAEILKETSLNANVDKSHPIYQIPTSLFTEIAPLDVSNRKKAIDYLIKGLEKKGDFPSRNDLREYVRPLKPTKPSKTKPKLKQLELKDLKSKLAKIKEKISVLQNEKAILEETIRKYKK, from the coding sequence CAGATATTCTATCCAAAGCTTCCAACAGAACATCCTCACTCAATCCATTTTTAAGTTCTGAAAACGCAAACCAACACCAGACCATTGATATTCCAATGGATCAAATCATCACAGAAAACAATCCTAGAAAAACGTTTAATGATGCCAGCATACGAGAACTTGCCGACTCCATATCCCAATATGGGTTACTACAACCTATTGTGGTCAGAAAAAAGGCAGGTAAGTATGAACTCATCAACGGAGAAAGAAGATACCGCGCTCACAAACTACTTAAATCCAAAACGATTCCTGCTGTAGTCAAAAACGTAGAACAAATCGACATCACAAAATTACCAGAAATCAAACTGGTTGAAAACCTCCAAAGAGAAGACTTATCAGAATCTGACCTTGCCCTATCCCTCCAAGAGCTAAAAAATAGGCACAAGGAAACCAACGAACAATTAGCAAAAAGAATTCATAAATCGGCACAGTGGGTAAAAACTAAAATCGCACATGCTGAGATTTTAAAGGAAACGAGCCTTAACGCAAATGTAGATAAATCTCATCCCATTTACCAAATCCCAACGAGCCTATTCACTGAAATTGCTCCACTCGATGTTTCAAATCGCAAAAAAGCCATTGATTACCTCATCAAAGGTCTCGAGAAAAAAGGTGACTTCCCTTCCAGAAATGACCTTCGTGAATACGTACGACCCCTAAAACCGACCAAACCATCCAAAACAAAACCGAAACTCAAACAACTAGAACTAAAAGATTTAAAATCAAAATTAGCGAAAATCAAAGAAAAGATTTCTGTTTTACAAAATGAAAAGGCAATCTTAGAAGAAACAATTCGAAAGTATAAGAAGTAA
- a CDS encoding pyrimidine/purine nucleoside phosphorylase gives MSSFTSVTVLKSANIYYDGKVTSRTVLFPNGEKKTLGIMMPGEYEFGADQKEIMEIQSGKLSVLLPGSETWLQINGQATFEVPAGSKFKLKIETVTDYCCSYV, from the coding sequence ATGAGTTCATTTACATCCGTAACAGTACTAAAATCTGCAAATATTTACTATGATGGAAAGGTCACAAGTCGTACCGTTTTATTCCCCAATGGAGAGAAAAAAACACTTGGGATCATGATGCCAGGAGAGTATGAATTTGGAGCGGATCAGAAAGAGATTATGGAAATCCAATCTGGTAAATTATCTGTATTGTTACCAGGATCCGAAACATGGCTTCAAATTAACGGACAAGCTACCTTTGAAGTCCCTGCTGGATCCAAGTTCAAATTAAAAATTGAAACAGTAACTGATTATTGCTGTTCTTACGTTTGA
- a CDS encoding YegP family protein — MSAKFEIYKDKAGEFRFRLKAANGEIIASSEGYSSKQACENGIKSVKANAADAGIDDQT; from the coding sequence ATGTCAGCAAAGTTTGAAATCTACAAAGACAAAGCAGGAGAATTCCGATTCCGACTCAAGGCAGCCAATGGTGAAATCATTGCCTCTAGTGAAGGATACTCATCAAAACAAGCGTGCGAAAATGGCATCAAATCTGTAAAAGCGAATGCCGCAGATGCAGGAATCGACGATCAAACGTAA